The following coding sequences are from one Archaeoglobaceae archaeon window:
- a CDS encoding TatD family hydrolase: MIITDNHMHIYKHLKLKALEQFKQAGGTHVLLVSLLAHHYDVVPKTGKDFVKVFEEHLSLVRKANKIVKAYAVLGVHPAEITIIGPRLGFEKAAEIMKEALTIAGEYVAKGEAIAIKSGRPHYRVDAHVWRLSNEVMKHAFEIAKEVGCAVQLHTESYNFEMGMEIAKMADGVGLKRDKVVKHFSPPKVKEFEQIGIFPSVLAGDDKVLTAAKEGDRFVLETDYIDDPKRPGAVLGPKTVPKKVKELLEHGFGEDFIYKICKENIEKIYGVEL; this comes from the coding sequence ATGATCATAACCGACAACCACATGCACATATACAAGCATCTCAAGCTCAAAGCTCTGGAGCAATTCAAGCAAGCAGGAGGCACTCATGTTCTTCTTGTATCGCTATTAGCGCATCACTACGATGTTGTGCCAAAAACTGGAAAAGATTTTGTAAAGGTCTTTGAAGAGCATCTCAGCTTGGTAAGAAAGGCTAACAAAATTGTGAAAGCCTATGCGGTCCTTGGTGTTCATCCAGCGGAGATTACAATCATTGGTCCAAGACTTGGCTTTGAAAAAGCTGCCGAGATCATGAAGGAAGCCCTAACAATCGCAGGCGAGTATGTTGCTAAAGGTGAAGCGATTGCAATCAAGAGTGGTAGACCGCATTATCGTGTCGATGCCCACGTATGGAGGCTGAGCAATGAAGTGATGAAGCATGCTTTCGAAATCGCGAAAGAAGTTGGCTGTGCGGTTCAGCTACACACAGAAAGCTATAACTTCGAAATGGGAATGGAAATTGCAAAGATGGCTGATGGGGTTGGACTAAAGAGAGATAAAGTTGTGAAGCATTTCAGTCCTCCGAAAGTGAAAGAGTTTGAGCAAATAGGAATATTTCCGTCGGTTCTTGCTGGAGACGATAAAGTTCTCACAGCTGCAAAAGAAGGAGACCGCTTTGTGCTTGAAACGGATTACATAGATGATCCAAAACGTCCTGGAGCGGTGCTCGGTCCTAAGACTGTTCCAAAAAAGGTTAAAGAACTGCTTGAGCATGGTTTTGGCGAGGATTTTATATACAAAATTTGCAAGGAGAATATAGAGAAGATTTATGGAGTTGAGCTATGA
- a CDS encoding transcriptional regulator produces MRLEEIISLLEKQPMSAKEICIALQFDPSQEKSVVEAIKKASRVLKRKGKQVLMEPPKCKKCGFEFENPHPSRCPNCKSEWISPARFYVQKIGEKA; encoded by the coding sequence ATGAGACTCGAAGAAATAATCTCATTGCTTGAAAAACAGCCAATGAGTGCAAAAGAAATCTGTATCGCCTTACAGTTTGATCCCTCGCAGGAAAAGAGTGTGGTTGAGGCAATAAAGAAGGCTTCGAGAGTGCTAAAGAGAAAAGGCAAACAAGTGCTCATGGAACCACCAAAGTGCAAGAAATGTGGCTTTGAATTCGAAAATCCGCATCCAAGCAGATGTCCAAATTGTAAAAGTGAATGGATCTCTCCAGCGAGGTTTTATGTCCAAAAAATTGGTGAAAAAGCTTAA
- a CDS encoding cob(I)yrinic acid a,c-diamide adenosyltransferase, whose protein sequence is MNFGETRTLSGKAFKDSAVVECIGTIDEANAFIGLAKVFARDKEVKETLSEIQKRLFRICEEFAGGRKVEVTEIEWIDSEIRKLEAEVPKMKCFVILEKDESTALLSVARSVVRRAERRALTLYRNGLVSEQSIEWLNRLSYLLYLLTLKEGKKFEEVHF, encoded by the coding sequence ATGAATTTTGGTGAAACCAGAACTCTGAGTGGAAAAGCATTCAAAGATTCAGCAGTTGTGGAGTGCATTGGGACTATAGATGAAGCAAATGCATTCATAGGGCTTGCAAAGGTTTTTGCAAGAGATAAAGAAGTTAAAGAAACACTAAGCGAAATTCAGAAGAGACTATTCAGGATCTGTGAGGAATTTGCAGGTGGCAGAAAGGTGGAAGTGACCGAAATCGAATGGATAGATTCAGAAATCAGGAAACTCGAAGCTGAAGTTCCTAAGATGAAGTGCTTTGTGATCCTCGAAAAAGATGAGTCCACCGCATTACTGAGCGTTGCAAGATCAGTTGTGCGAAGAGCTGAAAGAAGGGCTCTCACTCTATACAGAAACGGACTTGTTTCAGAACAATCGATTGAATGGCTAAACAGGCTTAGCTACCTACTTTATCTACTAACACTGAAAGAAGGTAAGAAATTTGAGGAGGTGCACTTCTGA
- a CDS encoding ATP cone domain-containing protein translates to MLVRKRDGRLEEFSEEKLIRTLIRAGLSEDKALLVAKEVKNRIYDGIETDRILDIALEIVGKYSKRVSATYGLKSSLLRLGPAGYRFEKFVSALLRAYGYETATNQLIEGKCALHEIDVIAEKEKRRFLIECKFHNISVYTGLKDVLYSYARFLDILEAGEKFDAIWLFTNTKFSSEAIRFANCRGMLLTGWRYPENEGIEFMLESKKLYPITVLSLKDFEIERLLKEGFAFCRDLVENQKKVIEILGKRGESIVNEAKIVQGE, encoded by the coding sequence ATGCTTGTTAGGAAAAGAGATGGAAGGCTTGAAGAGTTTAGTGAAGAAAAATTGATCCGAACATTGATCCGAGCAGGGTTGAGTGAAGATAAAGCACTGTTAGTTGCTAAGGAAGTCAAAAATAGAATTTACGACGGAATTGAGACTGATAGAATTCTCGATATCGCTCTTGAGATAGTTGGCAAATATTCCAAAAGGGTTTCAGCAACGTATGGGTTAAAGTCTTCACTGCTTCGTTTGGGTCCGGCAGGATATAGATTCGAGAAGTTCGTTTCTGCTCTCTTGAGGGCATATGGTTATGAAACTGCAACAAATCAGCTGATCGAGGGCAAATGTGCACTCCACGAGATCGACGTTATCGCTGAAAAGGAAAAAAGAAGATTTCTTATAGAGTGCAAATTCCACAACATCAGCGTTTATACTGGATTAAAAGACGTTCTCTACTCTTACGCCCGTTTTCTTGACATACTCGAAGCTGGAGAAAAGTTCGACGCAATTTGGCTTTTCACCAATACGAAGTTTTCAAGCGAAGCCATAAGATTTGCTAACTGCAGAGGTATGTTATTAACGGGATGGAGGTATCCTGAGAATGAGGGCATAGAATTCATGCTCGAATCCAAGAAATTATATCCAATCACCGTTTTGAGTCTAAAGGACTTTGAGATTGAACGACTGCTTAAAGAAGGGTTTGCTTTCTGCAGGGATCTTGTAGAGAATCAAAAAAAGGTAATAGAGATTCTTGGCAAAAGAGGAGAAAGTATAGTAAATGAAGCGAAGATTGTTCAGGGAGAATGA
- a CDS encoding presenilin family intramembrane aspartyl protease PSH, protein MRFIFAIIFISANLMAVLSTHRYESAGMVVFENPEDVSNSFIYFILILLFTSLVLLLARSQQFLAGLIYFLTLISIFYVLIPFLDVFAIFVAIVITALLIKKPNWLLVNISAFMLSVGISAMFGISLEPLPVMVLLAILAVYDAISVYKTKHMLSLADSVTKINAPMVFVIPKGENKMLMGVGDVVMPAILAVSAQRFTNSPEIAFIKLSALLTIIGGFFGLALLLYLVEKRKGAHAGLPFINTGAIVGFLLATSVHSP, encoded by the coding sequence TTGAGATTTATATTTGCTATTATATTTATTTCTGCAAATCTTATGGCGGTTCTTTCAACTCATAGATACGAATCAGCTGGAATGGTTGTGTTTGAAAATCCTGAAGATGTCTCAAACTCCTTTATTTATTTTATTCTAATACTTTTATTTACATCACTGGTCCTTTTATTGGCCAGATCGCAGCAGTTTTTGGCGGGGCTTATTTACTTTTTGACTCTTATTTCGATTTTCTACGTTCTCATTCCATTTTTAGACGTATTTGCCATTTTCGTAGCAATAGTCATTACCGCTTTGCTAATAAAAAAACCCAATTGGCTTTTGGTGAACATTTCAGCCTTCATGCTCTCCGTAGGAATATCGGCGATGTTTGGAATAAGCCTTGAGCCTTTACCTGTGATGGTTCTGCTTGCAATCCTTGCGGTCTACGATGCAATTTCAGTATATAAGACAAAGCACATGCTCAGCCTTGCGGATTCGGTTACCAAAATCAACGCTCCTATGGTGTTCGTAATACCAAAGGGGGAAAATAAGATGCTAATGGGTGTTGGAGACGTTGTTATGCCAGCAATACTTGCTGTTTCCGCTCAAAGATTCACTAACTCTCCAGAAATTGCTTTTATAAAGCTATCTGCTCTGCTTACAATCATAGGTGGGTTTTTCGGGCTCGCGTTGCTTTTATATCTGGTTGAAAAGAGAAAAGGAGCACATGCTGGATTGCCTTTTATAAACACCGGGGCTATAGTAGGATTTCTTCTGGCTACATCGGTTCATTCTCCCTGA